One part of the Roseomonas gilardii genome encodes these proteins:
- a CDS encoding YceD family protein: MKNEFSRPVVLANIPRSGQRESLSATPEEREAVARRLGLLSLEKLEAKVALTPQAGGSIAVRGQMRASVTQACVVTLEPVPQEIEEEIDWRVPPGAEPGEPDEEDILEGPDEVEAENGVLDLGEALAQQLALSLDPYPRAPGAGLGPEGAGDKPVTPFSTLSRLKRGD; this comes from the coding sequence ATGAAGAACGAATTCTCCCGGCCCGTGGTGCTGGCCAACATCCCCCGCTCCGGCCAGCGCGAGAGCCTTTCCGCCACGCCGGAGGAGCGGGAGGCCGTGGCCCGCCGCCTGGGCCTGCTGTCGCTGGAGAAGCTGGAGGCCAAGGTGGCGCTGACCCCGCAGGCCGGCGGCAGCATCGCGGTGCGCGGCCAGATGCGCGCCAGCGTGACCCAGGCCTGCGTGGTGACGCTGGAGCCGGTGCCGCAGGAGATCGAGGAGGAGATCGACTGGCGCGTGCCGCCCGGCGCCGAGCCCGGGGAGCCGGACGAGGAGGACATCCTGGAAGGCCCGGACGAGGTGGAGGCCGAGAATGGCGTGCTCGACCTGGGCGAGGCACTGGCGCAGCAGCTCGCCCTGTCCCTGGACCCCTATCCGCGCGCCCCGGGGGCGGGACTCGGGCCGGAAGGGGCGGGCGACAAGCCCGTCACTCCCTTCTCCACGCTGAGCCGCCTGAAGCGGGGCGACTGA
- the rpmF gene encoding 50S ribosomal protein L32, producing the protein MAVPKKKVSPSRRGMRRSHEALTASAYHECPNCGELKRPHHVCSSCGHYDGREVVQAGDALKAAVRT; encoded by the coding sequence ATGGCCGTCCCTAAGAAGAAAGTCTCGCCCTCCCGCCGCGGCATGCGTCGCAGCCACGAGGCCCTCACCGCCTCCGCCTATCACGAGTGCCCGAACTGCGGCGAGCTGAAGCGCCCGCACCATGTCTGCTCCTCCTGCGGCCACTACGACGGCCGTGAGGTCGTGCAGGCTGGCGACGCCCTGAAGGCCGCGGTCCGCACCTGA